The Solidesulfovibrio sp. DNA window GGGGGGAACATGGGGCGAGGCGAAGGGGTCGAGGGTGATATGGTCGATGCGGGCGGAGCGGGCGTCGAAAACGGCCCGCTCCACGGTGTTTTTGAGCTCCCGGATGTTGCCCGGCCAGGTATGGGCCGAAAGGGTGCGCAGGGCGGCGGCGCTGAAGGCCGGGGCGGCGGGCCGGCCGAGTTCGGCGGCGAAGCGGGCGGCGAAGCGCTCGGCCAGATAGGCGATGTCGCCTTGCCGGGCGCGAAGCGGCGGCACGTGGAGCACGGCGAAAGCCAGCCGGTCCAGGAGGTCGGGCAGCATGCGGCCGTTTCGCACGAGCTGGCGCGGGTCGATGTTGGTGGCCGCCACGACGCGCGTGTCCACGGCAATGGCTTCCGAGGCGCCCACGCGCTCGACGGTGCCGTATTCCACGGCCCGCAGGAGCTTTTCCTGCACGGCCCTGGGCGCGGCTTGCAGTTCGTCGAGAAAAAGCGTCCCGCCGCTGGCCGCTTCGAAGCGGCCGGCCCGGCGCTTGAGCGCGCCGGTGAACGCCCCGGCCTCGTGGCCGAAAAGCTCGGCCTCGACCAGCGATCGCGGCAGGGCGGCCAGGCTGACGGGCACGAACGGCCGCTCCCAGCGCGGGGAATGGAAATGGAGCCTGGAGGCGGCCAGTTCCTTGCCCGTGCCGCGCTCGCCGACGAGGAGGACCGGCCGGTCCACGGCGGCCACGGCGGACACGCGCTCCATG harbors:
- a CDS encoding sigma 54-interacting transcriptional regulator; translation: MKAVVEALGQSDAFLAFMERVSAVAAVDRPVLLVGERGTGKELAASRLHFHSPRWERPFVPVSLAALPRSLVEAELFGHEAGAFTGALKRRAGRFEAASGGTLFLDELQAAPRAVQEKLLRAVEYGTVERVGASEAIAVDTRVVAATNIDPRQLVRNGRMLPDLLDRLAFAVLHVPPLRARQGDIAYLAERFAARFAAELGRPAAPAFSAAALRTLSAHTWPGNIRELKNTVERAVFDARSARIDHITLDPFASPHVPPIGEVQEGVTPSWPPEASSLSPPSPSPSLSLPDAVAALEISLLRKALAASGGNQRRAAALLGLSYHQFRGQYRKHAAALDAGGKAP